The genomic stretch TTCCTTCCAGTGCTCGTAGGGGGTGCCGGCACGGGCCCACAGCCGCAGAACTTCTTCTCGGTGGGCCTCGTCGGACGCCCATCGTGCCGTCTTCACGGCCGCCTTGACCACTCGCGCCGTCGCCTCCGGGTAGCGCTGCGCGAAGGTGTCGGTCACCAGCACCGCGCTTTGCCGTGTGTACACCGGCGACTGGCCCTTCGTGGTGTAGAGGATGCGGATACCGCCCTTGTCGCGCAGGCGCAGCAGGTCCTGCCCGCCGATGGCGGCGTCGACATCGTTGGTGCTCACCGCCGCGAGCGCGGACGCCGTGTCGAGGTTGACGAGGCGCAGGTCTTTTTCGCGCAAGCCGTGAGCCTCCAACAATCGCAGTGCCGGCAGATGGATGTTGGTGCCCTTGAACAGCGACACCCGCTGTCCCCGCAGATCGGCCAGCGTGCGCAGCGGCGAGCCCGACGGGACGGCCACGTAGAGGTTGGCCCGCACGCCGGTCGCCAGCACCAGCCGCGTCTTCAGCCCGCCGGCACGCCCGATGATGGACGGCAGGTCGCCCTGGAAGGCGAAATCGACCTGCTGGTTGGTGAGCGCCTCGTTGACGGCGGGGCCGGCGCCCTTGAACGAGTACCACTCGACCTTGATGCCGTCAGCCGCGAACTCCTGTTCGATCCACCCTTTGGCATGGGCGATCGCCATCGAGCTGGCGGAAAACGACGGCGGGGTGCCGGTGAAGGCTTGCGCCACCGCGATGCGGATCGCGGCAGGCTGCTGTGCCGGTGCGCTGTGCGCCCGGCGTGCCGACCCCGCGGCCGCGAGCAAGGTGACGGCGCCGACGGTCTTGAGCAGGTGACGTCGGCCGTCGTCGAACTCATGGGGAGGTAGAGGTTGTTCTGTCGTGTCCATGCGCATTGCCGTAGAGCGCGGCGTCCCGTCGAACCCCTTGGTTCGGCCTGCCGCGAGGGACCTCTTTGCAAGGCCTGTGCCGCTGACGGCCCCGTGCCACTGCAACGCGGCATAGGCCCCGCTGTTTCGAACCCAGCCCGGCTTGCTGCAGACCCAGCACCTCGGCACGCCCTGGCGGGTCCCCTGCGGAAAAGCCAGCAGCCACGACCGCCGCGAGCCCTTCTGGCGCTGGCATGTCCTTCGCATCACGGCGGTCCCCACCCACTTCACCGCCCCACGGCTCCCGCCATGACCTACGACGCTGCAAGCTCCACCGCCGCCGCTCCCTCCCGCGAGACCCACACACCGCCCACCGCGCCGCACCTCGAGATCGTCCCCGTGGCCGGCCGCATCGGCGCCGAGATCCGCGGCATCCGCCTGGGAGCCGACCTCGACCCGACGACCCAGCACGCGATCCGGCAGGCGCTGTGGCGCCACAAGGTGCTGTTCTTCCGCCGCCAGCACCACCTCGACGACGCCCACCAGGAAGCCCTGACGGATGTGTTCGGCGGGGCGCCCGTGCCCCACCCCACCGTGCCGGTCAAGCCCGGCAGCCGGTACATCCTCGAACTCGATTCGCAGCACGGCGGGCGCGCCGACTCCTGGCACACCGACGTCACCTTCGAAGCGGCCTACCCCAAGGTGTCGATCCTGCGCGCCGTCACCGTCCCTGCCGCCGGCGGCGACACGACGTGGGCCAACACCGTGGCCGCCTACGAAGACCTCCCGGCGCCGCTACGCCAGCTCGCCGACACCCTGTGGGCAGTGCACAGCAACGACTACGCCGCGCGGCGCCCACACGCCAGCGAGGCCGACCGCGAGCGGCACCGCACGGTGTTCGCGTCGACGGTGTATGAGACCGAGCATCCGGTCGTGCAGGTGCACCCCGACAGCGGCGAGCGCGCGCTGATCCTCGGCCATTTCGTCAAGCAGTTCGTCGGCTTCAACCGCTTCGACAGCCAGCGCTTGTTCGAGATCTTTCAGGCCCACATCACCCGGCCCGAGAACACCGTGCGCTGGCGCTGGGCCGAAGGCGACGTGGCGGTCTGGGACAACCGTGCGACCCAGCATTACGCGATCAACGACTACGGCGATCAACACCGGGTGGTGCGCCGCGTGACCGTCGACGGCGGCGTCGCCGTAGGCCTGGACGGCCGGCACAGCGTCACCCGCAGCAAGGTGACGCGCAGCAGCGACGTTGCCCTGGAGGGCGCTTCATCACGGCGAGCCGAGTCGACGACGGCCTCGCCCGTGGCGTGAGTCAGGCCGCCGGCTTGGCGCACGGCCCGGCGCTGTCTGCGATACCGAATCGCAGGAGCGGAGCGCTCAGGCGAATCGCCACGCAACACGCGCCGGCGGCGAGAATAGGCGCCATCGACGGCTGACAGGGACAGGCCTCTGCGCCGCGCCACGCCGCCCGTCCGGCGGCTGGCCCGGCCGCCTGTCTGCCTCGCATTGTTGTTTGTGTTCCACGCGCCCTCCTGCCTGCATGAAGCTCTACATCGCCCGCCACGGACAAACCGACCTCAACGCCCAGATGCGCTACCAGGGCAGCAGTGATTGGCCCCTCAACGACGAGGGGTTGCGGCAGGCACAGTTGCTGGCCGAGCGGTTGCCGGGCGATATCGATCACATCATTGCCTCACCCCTGCTGCGGGCCCAGCAGACGGCGCAGGCGGTGGCCGGCACACGGGGCCTGCCGGTCGTGACCATGCCGCAGTTCCGGGAACGCGATTACGGCTGCTTCGAAGCTTTGAACCGCGAAGACATCCTGGCCCGCTACGCCGAGCTGTGGCACGCCAAGATTGCGCAGCAATGGGATGCGGCGCCGCCCGGCGGCGAGACGGTGCGCGAGGTGGTGCAGCGGGTGGAGGCCGGGCTGGTCGAACTGCAGGCGCGGCTGCCGGGTGCGACGGTGCTGTTGGTCGCGCACGGCTTCGTGGCCCGCGCGGTTCATTTCTTGTTGACCCGGCTGCACGAGGCCGAGTTCTACCTCGAGCCGATGCTGGGCAACGCGGACTTCCTGCACTACCCGGAATTCGGGCATTGGCGGGGGCGACCAACGGGCAGCAGCAGCAGCAGCCCCGGCGAAGCCGTCGCCGAGGGCCTCTGACGTCGGCGGCCGGTCGCTGACCGGCCCCCGGCCCCCTTCTTGATGATCATCAGGGCGATGACGGCCGCCACGTCCTGTGCGGCCGCCCTGACGTCACTACTGCCGCTCGACCGCGCCGAGATCCAACCCGCTGCCCACCACCAGCCGCTTGGCCAGTTCGGTGGGGTTCTGCATCTCGTAGGCGACCACATAGGCCTGCGCCGCCGCCGGGCCGGCCTGTGCGTTGTCGAGCACCGGGCTGCCGGCCAGCGGCCGCATCGTGGCCAGGTCGACCGGCGGGGTGGTACCGGTGATCAGATTGGCGGCGCCATTGAGC from Caldimonas brevitalea encodes the following:
- a CDS encoding ABC transporter substrate-binding protein, with amino-acid sequence MDTTEQPLPPHEFDDGRRHLLKTVGAVTLLAAAGSARRAHSAPAQQPAAIRIAVAQAFTGTPPSFSASSMAIAHAKGWIEQEFAADGIKVEWYSFKGAGPAVNEALTNQQVDFAFQGDLPSIIGRAGGLKTRLVLATGVRANLYVAVPSGSPLRTLADLRGQRVSLFKGTNIHLPALRLLEAHGLREKDLRLVNLDTASALAAVSTNDVDAAIGGQDLLRLRDKGGIRILYTTKGQSPVYTRQSAVLVTDTFAQRYPEATARVVKAAVKTARWASDEAHREEVLRLWARAGTPYEHWKEDYAGEPLRVRLNPNFDPFLVARYKDAVEQAARFKLIRSKFDVDSWIDSRPLSAALKELRLETYWPVYQADGRVAGA
- a CDS encoding histidine phosphatase family protein, translating into MKLYIARHGQTDLNAQMRYQGSSDWPLNDEGLRQAQLLAERLPGDIDHIIASPLLRAQQTAQAVAGTRGLPVVTMPQFRERDYGCFEALNREDILARYAELWHAKIAQQWDAAPPGGETVREVVQRVEAGLVELQARLPGATVLLVAHGFVARAVHFLLTRLHEAEFYLEPMLGNADFLHYPEFGHWRGRPTGSSSSSPGEAVAEGL
- a CDS encoding TauD/TfdA dioxygenase family protein — encoded protein: MTYDAASSTAAAPSRETHTPPTAPHLEIVPVAGRIGAEIRGIRLGADLDPTTQHAIRQALWRHKVLFFRRQHHLDDAHQEALTDVFGGAPVPHPTVPVKPGSRYILELDSQHGGRADSWHTDVTFEAAYPKVSILRAVTVPAAGGDTTWANTVAAYEDLPAPLRQLADTLWAVHSNDYAARRPHASEADRERHRTVFASTVYETEHPVVQVHPDSGERALILGHFVKQFVGFNRFDSQRLFEIFQAHITRPENTVRWRWAEGDVAVWDNRATQHYAINDYGDQHRVVRRVTVDGGVAVGLDGRHSVTRSKVTRSSDVALEGASSRRAESTTASPVA